TGTTGGtggttaaaataaaaacataaattttgagTTCAAATCCAActtctataatttatttaattttaattaaatattttacgtattgCACCTCACTTGTTGATAGATGATTTCGTTTAGGAAGTTGATGAGAGTGAAATATAATTGCTTGATCAAAACTATTGAGTTCTACTGTAAGTGCGAatagaaaaattgaaaacagaGGCGGTTGGCAATTTGGGTTCAccggtcgggttcgtgtcaacccgactgacccgattacataaacgggtctgacacgaacccgacccgattattaatcaggttgtgacacgcgacccgaacacgactcgattaataatcgggtaacccgaacacgacccgacaaacacgactaataaacgtgccacccgtttacccgacatGACACGACCCGACCCGACCTGGCCCGACATCAATTTCAAttgtttcaaccttcaattggTTTGGTGTGACATCCGAAAGCAATTTATTAGTACTTAGAGAGgaatggttctttctttcacATTACAGTGCATTTCACAGGTAAAATTTATGATCCAGATCCTTGGTTGCATACACAAGCGTAGATATATGAATTCACAATCCAAATATAGAAATCATCAAATCAGAAGGAAGTATAGAAAGCATCagctctatatatatgtatacttcCACAGCTAGCAAGCTGGTCAGCACAATATAATCATGTGCTCCATTTGATTCCCATATTCTGAGTTTGAGAAGCGAAGCAGTTgaggaagaaagagaagagacgCACCTTGTACCaagtgacagagagagagagagtagaaccacacaaaaacaaaacaaaacaaaacaccaatCGATCAAGCCATAACCGACCCTTACCACCGAaatcaacacccaaaaatcCCCAAATCAAAAACCTTAATTCAATTCAGTCCTCTGACTCTCCAACCGAAACAGgggaagaaaaatcaaattaatagacaacccacaatattttcctttaaacaCCATTCGGTTAGAGCTTCTTCAACCAACCAATCAAACCTAAATCTCAAAAGGAAACCAAACCAACACCCATACCTTGAGGAGGAACTGAAAAGTTTGGCGTAGAAAGAGCCAAAGAGGGGGAAAATCGGAAAACTGAAAAGGCCGGATCACGAATGGTTGACGGTCGCGCCGGTCGGGCGTGCGGAGTGCGGCGGGCGGGCGGGCGACGGGAGGGCGGGCGGAGTGCGGCCGGAGGGCGACGGGCTAGGCTAGGGTTCCACCGTTTCGGCCCTTTCTCACTTCTCAGAATCTCAGTTTCTCCTTTCGGGTTAGTCGGGCTAGACTGTTAGAGTGTTAGACAATTAGAGTTTTGCCGTTTTGGAGTCTTAGACAGTtagactagtttttttttttttttttaacttaaccgggtcaacccgattacagtaaaccctaaccctattttctcgtgtcgtgtcgtgttcgtgtcgggttcgcgggtcgtgtcaaaaattctCAACCCTAACAGAGGGGATCTGATTGCCACCATTTAGTTGGGAAGCAAGAAATACAAGAGGGGAAAAGATAAAAGATGAGGAATACAAATATGTTACGATCTCAAGTGTTTCACATTGATTGAGTACAATATTTTTAAAGAGTGAATTCTATCTGAAATTCGTTATAGGACTTAAGAATAGAATAGAGATAAAAGATGAGGAATGCAAATAAGATGGTAGTGTATAATGaggagaaatgatatttatgctccgtttatttcgacgtaaaataatttttatagtaAAATATGTtcatcgaaatcattttttcatgatttctcagaaaatatttttcggcgtttggcttGTAAGAAAAAATACCAACGGCGAAAAATCACcgatgacgagattccgtcactagCCAGCAAGATTCTGGCCACTTACACCGGAATCCGGCGGCAATGGCCAGATTCCGAttagtttcgtcggaatctggcacAGTACGGCTGAATTATGGAGAAACTGACCAGATTCCGACCGTACTAGCTAGATTCTAGCCAAAATGACCAGAATCTAGCACAATACAACCAGATTCCGGCAGTAGATTTTAGCTACCAACAACCCAGCGGTTGCGGATTCCCATAAATGTGCCTtcaagaatgaaaagtttaaattcaaaaaacgatttatgtttacttttccaaaaattaaagaagtttttatggttaaattgaaaatgatttttattgactatcattttcggttacaccaaacaccaaaaaatacagaaaatattttctaaaaaatattttacgctcaaacaaacagagcattagtaATTTAAGTAAAGCCTCAAATCCATTTATTTCATATTGTATTACAACATGCAAATATATGACGTCCTAGTTTATGGTGTTCTATTGCAAATATATTGTATTACAACATGAAACCTTTTGGTTGTTCACTGTTGCATCACAAAAGTTCATCTAATAAGGATTTGCCCTGAAAATTTTCTACCTTGGACCTTATAGACGAAATAGTCTCATTGAACTGGGAAGCTTTGAGCTCAAGCTCACTCAACTGAGCTCTGGTTTTAGCTACCCGTTTCTTGGCAGTGGcaatctctttttctttgaggGAAAGATCTTCCATTTGAGATGCTAGTTCTTTCCTTTTTGCTTCCAACTCAGTGTCACAGTTTGTCTTTGCTGACTCAATGGCTCGGTGCTGGCTGATGAGTTCAACATCTCTTGTGATCTCATTGATTACGCCTCGCAGCCAGCTGACATCAATTTGAGCAGATTCTACATCCTTAAGAATTGCTGAAAGTTCTTTGATTTTGGGCTTGGTCAGATGTATAACTGAACTGGATTGTAGCTCCTTGACCACAGAGCACACACACTCCAGATAATAAGAGCGCACGGACAATGATTCTAACTGGCAGCTTGCAGTTATGTCTCCATACTTGTCAAAGATAGACTGCAGAATGGAAGCTGAGCTTTCTTTTACATGATATCTTCCGACGGAGACACAGGAATCAGAAACTACAGATTGGATCTCTTCCTCATCGCTGCCTTCTAAAGCAGTGGCAATACCAGAGAAACTGAAGCTCATGGTCTCGGTAGCTGAAGCAGCGCCATGTTCTCTCATGTCATCAAGAACAGGATTAGGAACAGTACCGTTATGTGAAGCACGGAGCTTTTCTGAAGCAGCACCATGTTC
The sequence above is drawn from the Alnus glutinosa chromosome 11, dhAlnGlut1.1, whole genome shotgun sequence genome and encodes:
- the LOC133882327 gene encoding uncharacterized protein LOC133882327 codes for the protein MSEKGQVHPDCPNASNPYHECTQSCLKKISHGQSSKDKKKSGSVILDVSRSFGRRKKESSRPNSPQVHDRVISPNAVYPSGFASKTKVEVEDGEDFPHIHAKETYAQYPFLNKVQVKSSQAVPTSGILTLPDSSTDTPKRNGNHISGETPNNQKEDEKLHASHNGVRKPILDDKGEHGAASEKLRASHNGTVPNPVLDDMREHGAASATETMSFSFSGIATALEGSDEEEIQSVVSDSCVSVGRYHVKESSASILQSIFDKYGDITASCQLESLSVRSYYLECVCSVVKELQSSSVIHLTKPKIKELSAILKDVESAQIDVSWLRGVINEITRDVELISQHRAIESAKTNCDTELEAKRKELASQMEDLSLKEKEIATAKKRVAKTRAQLSELELKASQFNETISSIRSKVENFQGKSLLDELL